The Blautia hydrogenotrophica DSM 10507 genome window below encodes:
- a CDS encoding MarR family transcriptional regulator: MPMIKWLSVTDRFTKMYLDRQFIPLGINSSQHMYILKICQSPGITQDQFISSFHLNPSNITRSILTLEKKGFLIRKTNPTDKRTCMLYPTSKAEAICGPIQKIIEQWENQILQNFCDEEQQLFLSMLRQIGETSMQLYSEQSLQEEPYPASKSMNLQ, from the coding sequence ATGCCAATGATTAAGTGGCTGTCGGTCACAGACCGTTTCACGAAAATGTATCTGGATCGCCAATTTATCCCGCTGGGCATCAACAGCAGCCAGCACATGTATATTCTAAAAATCTGCCAGTCCCCAGGAATTACCCAAGATCAGTTTATTTCCAGTTTTCATTTGAACCCCAGCAATATTACTCGTTCCATTCTGACTCTTGAAAAAAAGGGATTTCTCATCCGAAAGACAAACCCGACAGACAAACGTACCTGTATGCTGTACCCCACTTCAAAAGCAGAAGCGATCTGCGGACCTATTCAAAAAATTATAGAACAGTGGGAGAACCAAATTCTTCAAAATTTCTGCGATGAAGAACAGCAGCTCTTTTTGTCAATGCTCAGACAAATCGGAGAGACTTCTATGCAGTTATACAGTGAACAATCCTTACAGGAAGAACCGTATCCTGCTTCGAAATCCATGAATTTACAGTAA
- a CDS encoding FAD-binding protein, whose protein sequence is MKILFIIHGIHNQILEMARKKKQALSAKLGCTVDSCIYGEEKELEHLNLAVLGGKIYILPSDSSGTEVIARSLHELMKETKSTAAVVADGEQSGELAVGLARLLEVPCAVAVTKLWMDGESVFCQKMVYNNMVCADYRLPLNFVISERFAVGNLANKQPEPSKIIELEPCGPSDYFLNSITLGERKERKASPILIAAGMGIQTKEEIVKIREYAKCCGFSFGVSRPVAMRGWADISEIIGVSGEIYAPELTVAIGISGAAAFMAGIEQSRYILAVNSNPDAVIAELSDAMIVDEYQNVLPELFEYLKQWKR, encoded by the coding sequence ATGAAAATACTATTCATTATACATGGAATTCATAATCAAATACTTGAGATGGCCCGAAAGAAAAAGCAGGCGTTGAGTGCTAAGCTGGGCTGTACGGTTGACTCCTGCATTTATGGTGAAGAAAAAGAACTTGAGCATTTGAACTTAGCAGTACTGGGCGGAAAGATCTACATTTTACCGTCGGACTCTTCTGGGACAGAAGTTATAGCGAGGTCCTTACATGAGTTGATGAAAGAAACAAAATCTACAGCAGCAGTTGTGGCAGATGGGGAGCAATCTGGAGAACTCGCGGTCGGTCTGGCGAGGCTATTGGAGGTACCATGCGCTGTAGCGGTTACGAAACTATGGATGGACGGAGAAAGTGTTTTTTGTCAAAAAATGGTATACAACAATATGGTATGCGCGGACTACCGGCTGCCGTTAAACTTTGTAATCAGCGAAAGATTTGCTGTGGGAAATCTTGCGAATAAGCAGCCAGAGCCTTCAAAGATTATTGAGCTGGAGCCTTGCGGTCCTTCAGACTATTTTCTGAATAGCATCACTCTGGGAGAACGTAAAGAACGGAAGGCGTCGCCGATTTTGATCGCGGCAGGAATGGGAATTCAAACAAAAGAAGAAATCGTAAAAATCAGAGAATATGCAAAATGTTGTGGATTTTCTTTTGGGGTTTCTCGGCCGGTAGCTATGAGGGGATGGGCGGATATCAGCGAAATTATTGGAGTGTCCGGAGAGATTTACGCGCCTGAGCTGACTGTCGCTATTGGAATATCAGGGGCTGCGGCATTTATGGCGGGGATAGAGCAGAGCCGCTATATATTAGCGGTCAATTCGAATCCGGATGCGGTGATCGCTGAGTTATCCGATGCTATGATTGTTGATGAATATCAGAATGTGTTACCTGAACTATTTGAATATCTGAAACAGTGGAAAAGATAA
- a CDS encoding electron transfer flavoprotein subunit alpha/FixB family protein has protein sequence MKDKKSNDIWVFVEIKEDGSVQPSSLELLNPGMQIAEKTKGKLVAVLFGSELQSAVKETAEYGADQILMVQGSEYEEYSTDIYTDALCILLKKYAPAALLIAATNNGRDMSPRIACRLKTGLTADCTGVDAEEDSGCLLWTRPTLGGNLMACIVCQEHWPQMGTIRPGTYKKKKIVKEHVEVRREFVKLGASRNRVRVYETIEEEGVPADLESAEIIVAGGKGLGSAQGFQMLQNLADALGGAVGATRGAVEEGWISHAFQIGQTGKTVSPKLYIACGISGAIQHMVGMSSANMIIAINQDREAPIFQIADYGIVGDIYKIIPEFTKKIVDIV, from the coding sequence ATGAAAGATAAGAAGAGTAATGATATATGGGTATTTGTTGAAATCAAAGAAGATGGAAGTGTTCAGCCTTCGAGCTTGGAATTGCTGAATCCAGGTATGCAGATAGCTGAGAAAACTAAGGGAAAATTGGTCGCGGTTTTATTTGGCAGCGAGCTGCAATCTGCAGTGAAAGAAACAGCGGAATATGGAGCAGACCAAATTCTGATGGTGCAAGGCAGCGAATATGAGGAATACTCTACAGATATTTATACAGACGCGCTTTGTATACTGCTGAAGAAATATGCGCCTGCCGCTTTGCTGATTGCTGCGACGAATAATGGACGGGATATGAGTCCGAGAATCGCCTGCCGATTGAAAACAGGTCTGACGGCGGATTGTACAGGTGTAGATGCAGAGGAAGATAGTGGCTGTCTGCTTTGGACAAGACCAACGCTGGGAGGAAATCTAATGGCCTGTATTGTATGTCAGGAACATTGGCCGCAAATGGGAACCATAAGACCAGGGACCTATAAAAAGAAAAAAATTGTGAAAGAGCATGTAGAAGTGAGACGGGAATTTGTGAAACTGGGAGCTAGTAGAAACAGGGTAAGAGTGTATGAAACCATAGAGGAAGAAGGTGTGCCGGCAGATTTGGAAAGTGCGGAAATTATTGTTGCAGGAGGAAAGGGACTTGGAAGTGCTCAAGGGTTTCAGATGCTGCAGAATCTGGCTGATGCTTTGGGAGGCGCAGTTGGAGCAACTCGCGGAGCGGTGGAAGAAGGATGGATTTCACATGCTTTTCAAATTGGACAGACAGGAAAGACAGTCAGTCCCAAACTTTATATAGCATGTGGTATTTCCGGGGCTATTCAGCATATGGTGGGAATGTCTTCGGCTAATATGATTATCGCGATTAACCAAGATCGGGAAGCGCCGATTTTTCAGATCGCAGATTATGGAATTGTAGGGGATATTTATAAGATTATTCCAGAATTTACCAAAAAAATAGTTGATATTGTTTAG
- a CDS encoding electron transfer flavoprotein subunit beta/FixA family protein → MNILVCAKQVPDTAEIKIDWENHTLIRDNVSCVLNPYDGYALEAAAKIKDRNPDTTITVISMGPVRAEEMLRECLAIAADQAYLITDKAFGGSDTYATSYVLAQAIQHIQKKRGMIFDAIFCGKQAIDGDTAQVGPELAEHLGYPQVTSCLKAEEREKEFIVLQERDNNKKVIGVTYPCVVTFTKPDTDPRFPTFKRKLAARKAAIPHISSTDIKGIDLRYAGIKGSPTKVRKTYVQATKTKGVMIESENIEKIIQELCNAVSKICEIRR, encoded by the coding sequence ATGAATATTTTAGTGTGTGCAAAGCAAGTACCAGATACGGCAGAAATAAAAATAGACTGGGAAAACCATACATTAATACGGGATAATGTTTCTTGTGTCTTAAATCCCTACGATGGGTACGCGCTTGAGGCAGCGGCAAAAATAAAGGATAGAAATCCAGATACAACCATAACTGTAATATCCATGGGTCCGGTGCGGGCGGAAGAAATGTTGAGGGAGTGCCTTGCCATTGCAGCAGATCAGGCGTATTTGATTACGGACAAAGCGTTTGGAGGATCGGATACCTATGCCACAAGCTATGTTTTGGCCCAGGCGATTCAGCATATACAGAAAAAAAGGGGGATGATATTTGATGCCATTTTTTGCGGAAAGCAGGCGATTGACGGAGATACCGCACAGGTAGGACCAGAACTGGCAGAACATCTGGGATATCCACAGGTTACCAGTTGTCTGAAAGCGGAAGAACGGGAGAAGGAATTCATCGTTCTGCAAGAACGAGACAATAATAAAAAAGTGATCGGGGTAACGTATCCATGTGTTGTGACATTTACAAAACCAGATACGGATCCTAGATTTCCTACATTTAAACGGAAATTGGCGGCGCGTAAAGCAGCTATACCTCACATTTCATCTACAGATATAAAGGGGATAGATCTGCGGTACGCAGGAATCAAAGGGTCTCCCACAAAGGTGCGGAAAACCTATGTCCAGGCAACTAAAACCAAGGGAGTGATGATAGAGTCGGAAAACATAGAGAAAATCATTCAGGAGCTCTGCAATGCGGTGAGCAAAATATGTGAAATCCGGAGGTGA
- a CDS encoding MATE family efflux transporter — protein sequence MNTQENILGYEKLPRLLRSFAVPSIIAMLVSSLYNVVDQIFIGQGVGYLGNAATNVSYPLTTICLAIALLIGIGSASRYSLYLGADQKDRAASIVGNGISMMMICGILYAILIEIFQHPLLTAFGATEEIMPYALDYTRITAVGMPFLIITNGISNLARADGSPKYSMTCMLVGAIINTILDPIFIFIFHMGVTGAAIATVTGQFFSCLMALRYIPKFQQVKLKKSHFGVHISQWGANVTLGLSSSLNQLAITLVQVVLNNSLTYYGAMSAYGKDIPLAACGIVMKTNSLLLAVIIGISQGLQPIIGFNYGAKKYARVRKAYRLAIICDLLISAVGFCMFQFFPRQIISVFGSGDSAYMAFAVRFMRIFLFMILLNGVQMISSNFFAAIGKPLKGMVLSLTRQVLFLIPLLLILPLFWGLDGILFAGPVADFSAFVVTTLLIMKEMKHMRKMPSQA from the coding sequence ATGAATACGCAAGAAAATATTTTAGGTTATGAAAAACTGCCCCGTCTGCTGCGCTCCTTTGCTGTTCCCAGTATCATTGCTATGCTTGTCAGCTCTCTATACAACGTAGTGGACCAGATCTTTATCGGTCAAGGCGTCGGATATCTGGGAAACGCCGCTACCAATGTCTCCTACCCTCTGACGACGATCTGTCTGGCTATCGCCCTGCTGATCGGCATCGGCAGCGCTTCCCGCTACTCCCTCTATCTGGGTGCTGACCAAAAAGACCGGGCCGCTTCGATTGTGGGAAACGGCATCAGCATGATGATGATCTGCGGCATTCTCTATGCAATCTTGATTGAGATTTTCCAGCACCCTCTTCTGACTGCCTTCGGCGCCACGGAAGAGATTATGCCCTATGCTTTGGATTACACCCGCATCACTGCGGTCGGTATGCCTTTTCTGATTATCACAAATGGTATCAGCAACCTGGCAAGGGCGGACGGAAGCCCTAAATACTCCATGACCTGTATGTTGGTGGGGGCTATTATCAACACAATCTTAGACCCCATTTTTATCTTCATCTTCCATATGGGAGTTACCGGCGCAGCCATCGCAACCGTCACTGGCCAGTTTTTTTCCTGTCTGATGGCGTTACGGTATATCCCGAAATTCCAGCAAGTAAAACTGAAAAAGTCCCACTTCGGCGTCCATATCTCCCAGTGGGGAGCGAATGTCACCCTAGGGCTGAGTAGCAGTTTGAATCAGCTTGCTATTACTCTGGTACAAGTGGTTCTTAATAATTCCCTGACCTATTATGGTGCGATGTCCGCCTATGGAAAAGACATCCCTCTGGCGGCCTGCGGAATCGTTATGAAGACCAATTCCCTACTTCTGGCCGTCATCATTGGAATCTCTCAGGGGCTTCAGCCTATTATCGGCTTTAACTATGGGGCGAAAAAATATGCCCGGGTCCGCAAGGCTTACCGCCTGGCCATTATCTGTGACCTATTGATCTCCGCAGTCGGCTTCTGCATGTTCCAGTTTTTTCCCCGGCAGATTATCTCCGTCTTCGGCTCCGGCGACAGTGCCTACATGGCGTTTGCTGTGCGATTCATGCGCATTTTCCTCTTTATGATTCTCCTAAACGGGGTCCAGATGATCTCCTCCAATTTCTTTGCGGCAATCGGAAAGCCCCTGAAAGGCATGGTTCTTTCTTTGACCAGACAGGTGCTCTTTTTGATTCCCCTGCTTTTGATTCTTCCGCTTTTTTGGGGTCTGGACGGGATTCTTTTTGCCGGACCTGTAGCAGATTTCTCTGCTTTTGTTGTAACCACACTGCTGATTATGAAAGAGATGAAACATATGAGAAAAATGCCATCCCAAGCCTAA
- a CDS encoding sensor histidine kinase, whose translation MQLWKKNYLITLAVFTLFLSVGISLLVNLIFFEEYQQEIQNTMTEKNTLLSLLSLDETSFSENGSLYFLSDNLKNDGKYLLIASENSRELVNSFPFSLKSFPDSASVYRHEGVPYLVLADTLDLGQNTLDFYYGKALSSVYASHRIRLASAFLVFLLLTFLVGFGLYITMKKIYMPVNQISHELRNPLTVIQGYAQYLRDGCLTEEDRCFAEDQLIAQTDNLKKIVEKILIMGNLREGRILNQRLVLDRLLRDIQTQYPSLVIESHEKYIFGDETLLKALLSNLISNALQSGDSVRLRIYQNKISVWNDGEADPKILDALNKRKNLDVSQIKGSGIGVGICRDIVHLYHGKLQYQIPEQGGTEAVVIFPSSMLTDEE comes from the coding sequence ATGCAGCTCTGGAAGAAAAATTATTTGATCACCCTCGCCGTCTTCACCCTGTTCTTATCCGTGGGAATTTCCCTCCTGGTCAATTTGATATTTTTCGAAGAATATCAACAGGAAATTCAGAACACCATGACAGAAAAAAATACGCTGCTCAGTCTTCTCTCCCTGGATGAAACTTCCTTCTCTGAAAACGGCAGTCTCTATTTTTTATCGGACAACTTAAAAAATGACGGAAAATATCTGCTAATTGCCTCTGAGAACTCCCGAGAACTGGTAAATTCCTTTCCCTTTTCTCTCAAATCGTTCCCAGATTCCGCTTCTGTATACCGTCATGAAGGTGTTCCTTACCTGGTTCTTGCAGACACCTTGGATTTAGGCCAGAACACCTTGGATTTTTACTACGGAAAGGCTCTCTCCTCTGTGTACGCCTCCCACAGAATCCGGCTGGCGTCTGCTTTCCTGGTTTTTCTGCTTCTCACTTTTTTAGTTGGCTTCGGCCTGTATATCACCATGAAAAAAATTTATATGCCCGTCAACCAGATCTCTCATGAACTGCGCAATCCCTTGACGGTCATCCAAGGGTATGCCCAGTATCTGCGGGACGGCTGCTTGACTGAGGAGGACCGCTGTTTTGCGGAAGATCAGCTCATAGCCCAGACAGATAATCTCAAAAAAATCGTGGAAAAAATCCTGATTATGGGAAATCTCCGTGAAGGCAGAATTCTAAATCAAAGGCTCGTTCTCGACCGATTGCTGAGAGATATTCAGACTCAATACCCTTCTTTGGTCATCGAAAGCCACGAAAAATATATTTTCGGAGATGAGACCTTGTTAAAAGCTCTACTCAGCAACTTGATCTCCAATGCCTTGCAAAGCGGCGACAGTGTCCGCCTTCGTATCTACCAAAACAAAATCTCAGTCTGGAATGACGGGGAAGCAGACCCCAAAATCCTAGACGCCCTGAATAAAAGAAAAAATCTAGACGTCTCACAGATCAAGGGATCTGGAATCGGTGTGGGAATCTGCCGGGACATCGTACACCTATACCACGGCAAACTACAGTATCAGATTCCCGAACAGGGCGGAACAGAGGCAGTCGTTATTTTTCCTTCTTCGATGCTCACAGACGAAGAATAA
- a CDS encoding BCCT family transporter: protein MSEKKSTKIRKIAFWPAFILLFGSLVYSIVDKTGFYAMASAANTWVLDNLGWTYSLTSFLCLVAIVIAYFSPLGNVTLGGKNAKPILSKASWATITLCTAMAAGALFWGIVEPIYHMAAPPVGIEPNSWESAKFAMETMVLHWSIHPYALYTLPVIAFAFAFFNMGKPFSVTSQLSVITDKFHIKTGDRNSFPQILDTILLFAMGLGILGVICTGTLNMGGALKEITGIQSKDTAWLIILTVLTVCFITSSVSGIHKGIKLLSNMNVVVYIVLLATMFFLGPTAFMIDGTVEAVGGTLSDLPEKLLTTGAYASDPWAKNWTVFYAGSWGSWAPISACFLARLGVGYKVKDLIKINFGIPILFNIVWSGIFSNLAINYQLSGKLDLINILNTEGAEATIYAIFREMPGAQIIIILFFVALLLSMITAMDSTTNSIAALSTTGISPEKQEAPVFLKVMWGVMFAVLSYIMLTIAGIDGIKMVSNLGGLPNIFIILGGIICVLFIAGNVDKYNIVDRKTKTEEKNCERETEKE from the coding sequence ATGAGTGAAAAGAAAAGTACAAAAATCAGAAAAATTGCATTTTGGCCAGCGTTCATTTTATTATTCGGCTCGTTAGTTTACAGTATTGTGGACAAGACAGGTTTCTATGCGATGGCAAGTGCCGCCAATACTTGGGTATTAGACAATTTGGGCTGGACTTATAGTCTTACGAGCTTTTTGTGTTTAGTGGCTATTGTGATTGCGTATTTTTCGCCATTGGGCAACGTAACCCTTGGCGGGAAAAATGCAAAGCCGATTCTGTCTAAAGCAAGCTGGGCAACCATTACCCTATGTACCGCTATGGCGGCAGGAGCTTTGTTCTGGGGTATTGTAGAACCGATTTACCATATGGCGGCGCCTCCGGTTGGAATAGAACCAAATAGCTGGGAGTCTGCGAAATTTGCAATGGAAACTATGGTACTTCACTGGTCTATTCATCCATATGCTTTATACACGCTTCCGGTAATCGCATTCGCGTTCGCGTTTTTTAATATGGGAAAACCTTTTTCTGTCACATCTCAGTTGAGTGTGATAACGGATAAGTTTCATATTAAAACAGGAGATAGGAACTCGTTTCCTCAGATCTTGGACACGATTCTTTTATTCGCTATGGGTCTTGGGATTTTGGGAGTGATATGTACAGGCACTTTAAATATGGGCGGCGCGTTAAAGGAGATTACTGGCATACAGAGCAAAGATACGGCGTGGCTGATTATTTTAACGGTTCTTACTGTCTGTTTTATCACATCTTCGGTGTCTGGCATTCACAAAGGAATTAAACTGTTATCTAATATGAATGTAGTAGTTTATATCGTTCTTTTGGCAACGATGTTTTTTTTAGGGCCAACGGCGTTTATGATAGATGGAACCGTGGAGGCAGTGGGAGGAACCTTGTCTGATCTACCGGAAAAACTTTTGACGACGGGAGCATATGCATCGGATCCATGGGCAAAAAACTGGACGGTATTCTATGCGGGAAGCTGGGGAAGCTGGGCACCGATTTCCGCATGCTTTCTTGCGAGACTTGGAGTTGGATATAAGGTAAAGGATTTAATTAAGATTAATTTTGGAATTCCAATTTTATTCAATATTGTGTGGAGCGGCATTTTTTCAAACTTGGCCATCAATTATCAGCTCAGCGGAAAATTAGATTTAATCAACATTCTGAATACAGAGGGGGCGGAAGCAACGATATATGCCATTTTTCGGGAAATGCCGGGGGCTCAGATTATTATTATCTTATTCTTTGTGGCCTTGCTTCTTTCCATGATTACCGCTATGGATTCCACGACAAATTCCATTGCGGCGCTTTCCACAACCGGGATATCTCCGGAAAAGCAGGAAGCACCGGTATTCTTAAAAGTAATGTGGGGCGTGATGTTTGCTGTACTGTCCTATATCATGCTTACAATCGCGGGAATAGATGGGATTAAAATGGTCTCTAATCTTGGAGGTCTGCCAAATATCTTTATTATTCTCGGAGGAATTATCTGTGTATTGTTTATAGCTGGAAATGTCGATAAATATAATATCGTTGACCGGAAGACGAAAACAGAAGAAAAGAATTGCGAGAGGGAAACGGAGAAAGAATAG
- a CDS encoding glycerol-3-phosphate responsive antiterminator produces MNKKGILQLIEENPIILGINKESDLKLAAKAESQVVFTLFGTISNIGDTIHHLKKMKQLVFVNIDMVDGFSPRNSVVDFLKTMELDGIISSKPTILRYAKEQGIFTIHRFFILDSSSWRSIDRQLEISQADIINIAPGWTKVIQWTHERFSTPIISSGLVCDKEIVIENLNAGAIAICTTNPDVWEM; encoded by the coding sequence ATGAACAAAAAAGGAATCCTACAGCTAATCGAAGAAAACCCTATTATTCTTGGAATCAATAAAGAGTCCGATTTAAAGCTTGCCGCTAAAGCCGAATCGCAGGTTGTATTTACTCTGTTCGGAACTATCTCTAACATTGGCGATACCATTCATCATCTCAAAAAAATGAAGCAGCTTGTGTTTGTAAACATCGACATGGTGGATGGATTTTCTCCCAGAAACAGCGTCGTTGATTTTCTAAAAACTATGGAATTAGATGGCATCATCAGTTCAAAACCTACCATTCTCCGTTACGCAAAAGAACAGGGGATCTTTACGATTCATCGTTTTTTCATTTTAGATTCAAGTTCCTGGAGAAGTATTGACCGCCAATTAGAAATCAGTCAGGCGGATATTATCAACATAGCTCCAGGCTGGACCAAGGTAATTCAATGGACCCATGAACGCTTCTCCACTCCTATTATTTCCTCCGGCCTCGTCTGCGACAAAGAAATTGTAATTGAAAATCTAAATGCCGGAGCAATAGCCATATGTACCACAAACCCTGATGTGTGGGAAATGTAA
- a CDS encoding DNA-3-methyladenine glycosylase family protein, with amino-acid sequence MVERKLKNFDLGQICDSGQCFRMRRQSEDTFQILASDREIKVTRRADRWLFHCEEKEFAQFWEQYFDLKEDYERYREQINPRDRYLRNAAEFGIGIRILRQDLWEMIVSFLISQQNNIVRIRRCIENLCESYGEKKIGGGGGVYYAFPRPEVLAGLQEDALKGCNLGYRSKYVVRSAQSVVSGEIDLNQVRSMPYSKARTELQKLYGVGEKVADCICLFALHQLEAFPIDTHIHQVLERHYRRGFPNRRYWKCRGVMQQYIFYYELEGTKESGRTP; translated from the coding sequence ATGGTAGAGAGGAAATTGAAGAATTTTGATTTGGGACAGATTTGCGACTCGGGCCAGTGTTTTCGGATGCGGAGACAGTCGGAGGACACTTTTCAGATTTTGGCGTCTGACAGGGAGATAAAAGTTACGAGGCGGGCAGACCGCTGGTTGTTTCACTGTGAGGAGAAGGAGTTTGCACAATTTTGGGAGCAGTATTTTGATTTGAAGGAAGACTATGAAAGATATAGAGAGCAGATCAACCCCAGGGACCGATATCTTAGAAACGCGGCTGAGTTCGGAATTGGAATTCGTATTTTGAGACAGGATTTATGGGAGATGATAGTGTCTTTTCTGATTTCACAGCAAAACAATATTGTGCGTATTCGGCGCTGTATCGAGAACCTCTGTGAGAGCTACGGAGAGAAAAAAATTGGCGGCGGGGGCGGGGTGTACTATGCTTTTCCGCGCCCGGAGGTGTTGGCAGGGTTACAGGAGGATGCCCTAAAAGGCTGCAACTTGGGATATCGAAGCAAGTATGTGGTGAGAAGCGCCCAGAGCGTGGTGTCAGGGGAGATTGACTTAAACCAGGTCAGGTCCATGCCATATTCTAAAGCTAGGACTGAGCTTCAGAAGCTTTATGGAGTCGGGGAGAAGGTGGCAGACTGTATCTGCCTGTTCGCACTTCATCAGCTAGAAGCATTTCCCATTGACACACATATTCATCAAGTGTTGGAGCGGCACTACAGACGGGGATTTCCGAACCGGAGATACTGGAAGTGCCGTGGAGTGATGCAACAGTATATTTTTTACTATGAGCTGGAAGGCACGAAGGAGAGCGGGAGAACTCCGTGA
- a CDS encoding FAD-binding oxidoreductase, with the protein MKESILIHPLSDSNSVRDESFFTGHAFSASSPETADEVRQVILCCAAHGITITPHGGLTGINGAGTATNNHSMNLQHLTGVSYRAKDNTLWALAGTTFSEIETSVRKESNMTREFPASPTEKSATIGGALSFGARGLRSYKYGSVSDFVTELEYCDCNGNLHLCSASDSNFHDLLGSEGMLGIITGVRIRTSPIPKFLWGLMFFFPDSLCAAGFADAVKSIEHISVFELLDSKSFELLQEFRSQISSISRISELPSSSQAAIYLELESDCEETLEETAEDLLELAAEYHGDPDAVWNVVGDEVETFRSMRHAVSECVNLKVASLHAQDVLIRKLSCSCFFPNKTRQELVNYYQDSLAENHLSGVIFGHIGSGNPYVNILSHSAEEYHNARILIQKWGKDAFEAGGHAFSECGVGKLYRDIFQHIAPINLLNKRIKLKQKWDPSGLFNPKNMLV; encoded by the coding sequence ATGAAAGAATCAATACTTATTCACCCTCTAAGCGATTCTAATTCTGTTCGGGACGAGTCTTTCTTTACAGGGCATGCTTTTTCTGCCTCTTCTCCCGAAACAGCAGATGAGGTAAGACAGGTTATCCTCTGCTGCGCAGCTCATGGAATAACCATCACACCCCACGGAGGATTAACCGGAATTAACGGCGCTGGTACTGCCACTAACAACCACAGCATGAATCTGCAGCATCTAACCGGCGTTTCTTACCGTGCCAAAGACAATACGCTGTGGGCGCTGGCCGGAACAACTTTCTCTGAAATCGAAACATCTGTCCGTAAAGAAAGCAACATGACTCGCGAATTTCCAGCTTCTCCTACAGAAAAAAGTGCTACCATCGGCGGAGCTCTTTCTTTTGGCGCCCGTGGTCTTCGCTCCTACAAATACGGCAGTGTATCTGATTTTGTGACGGAACTTGAATATTGTGACTGTAATGGTAATCTGCATCTTTGTTCTGCTTCAGACAGTAACTTCCATGATTTATTAGGAAGTGAAGGTATGCTGGGAATCATAACTGGTGTGCGTATACGTACATCCCCAATCCCGAAGTTTTTATGGGGTCTTATGTTTTTCTTCCCTGATAGTCTCTGTGCAGCCGGATTTGCTGACGCAGTGAAAAGCATAGAACATATAAGTGTTTTCGAACTCTTGGATTCCAAAAGTTTTGAATTGCTTCAGGAATTCCGTTCACAGATCAGTTCCATTTCCCGAATTTCAGAATTGCCTTCTTCCAGCCAAGCTGCCATTTATCTTGAGCTTGAAAGCGATTGTGAAGAAACACTGGAAGAAACTGCCGAGGACCTTTTAGAGCTTGCCGCCGAATACCATGGAGATCCTGATGCTGTCTGGAATGTCGTCGGGGATGAAGTGGAAACCTTCCGCTCCATGCGTCACGCCGTTTCTGAATGCGTTAATTTAAAAGTTGCCTCTCTTCACGCGCAAGATGTTTTGATAAGAAAACTTTCCTGCTCCTGCTTCTTTCCTAATAAAACCAGACAAGAATTGGTAAACTACTATCAAGACAGCTTAGCCGAAAATCATCTGTCCGGTGTAATTTTTGGACACATTGGTTCTGGAAATCCTTACGTAAATATCCTCTCACATTCAGCAGAGGAATATCATAATGCCCGGATATTAATCCAAAAATGGGGCAAAGACGCATTTGAAGCAGGCGGACATGCTTTCTCTGAATGCGGCGTAGGGAAATTATACCGTGACATTTTTCAACACATCGCTCCTATCAATCTATTAAACAAACGAATCAAGCTAAAACAGAAATGGGACCCTTCCGGTCTTTTTAATCCCAAAAATATGTTAGTATAA